From the genome of Variovorax sp. RA8, one region includes:
- the ppnP gene encoding pyrimidine/purine nucleoside phosphorylase, with product MTTSTESLRNATVATQANVYFDGKCVSHSLTLADGSKKSVGVILPSTLTFSTGAPETMEGTAGRCEYLLSGSSEWVASGAGEKFSVPGNSSFQIRVSGEPYSYICHFG from the coding sequence ATGACGACAAGCACCGAATCCCTCCGCAACGCCACGGTCGCAACACAGGCCAACGTGTATTTCGACGGCAAATGCGTGAGCCACAGCCTCACGCTGGCCGATGGCAGCAAGAAGTCGGTGGGGGTGATCCTGCCCTCCACCCTCACCTTCAGCACCGGCGCCCCAGAGACGATGGAAGGCACGGCCGGCCGCTGCGAGTACCTGCTCTCCGGCAGCAGCGAATGGGTGGCCTCGGGCGCCGGCGAGAAGTTCAGCGTGCCCGGCAATTCCAGCTTCCAGATCCGCGTGAGCGGCGAGCCGTACAGCTACATCTGCCATTTCGGCTGA
- the folC gene encoding bifunctional tetrahydrofolate synthase/dihydrofolate synthase, whose amino-acid sequence MKSLADWLAHAERLHPKNIELGLERVRAMAAKLGLAFDCPVITVAGTNGKGSTCAMLESILMHAGYRTAVFTSPHLVRFEERLRLSGEAVPAEALAAHFEAVERVRGEMALTYFEFTTLAILLCIAASKPDVAILEVGLGGRLDAVNVIDADCAIITSIDLDHMEFLGPDRESIGFEKAGIMRAGRPAIVSDPIPPQSVIGHAEAIGADLWRVGRDFNVSGDKQQWGWSGRGRRYSGLAYPALRGANQLVNAAGVLAALESLRQRLPVTAQAVRTGLASVELPGRFQIVPGEPALVLDVAHNPHAVAALAENLDAMGFYPTTHGVFGVMADKDLAPMFARIGPMVDRWYFTDLPTPRAAKAANLLTRWTAQNTRADASASAYAAPMEALQAAIDRADPADRIVVFGSFFTVGGVLEHGTPRLRARHLSPDS is encoded by the coding sequence ATGAAAAGCCTTGCCGACTGGCTCGCTCACGCCGAGCGCCTGCACCCCAAGAACATCGAACTCGGGCTCGAGCGCGTCCGCGCAATGGCCGCCAAGCTCGGTCTCGCCTTCGACTGCCCCGTGATCACGGTGGCCGGCACCAACGGCAAAGGCTCGACCTGCGCGATGCTGGAGTCGATCCTCATGCATGCGGGATACCGCACCGCGGTGTTCACCTCGCCCCATCTGGTGCGCTTCGAGGAGCGGTTGCGGCTCTCGGGCGAAGCGGTGCCTGCCGAGGCGCTGGCGGCGCACTTCGAAGCCGTCGAGCGGGTGCGCGGCGAGATGGCCCTGACGTACTTCGAGTTCACCACGCTCGCCATCCTGCTGTGCATCGCAGCCAGCAAGCCCGATGTCGCGATCCTCGAGGTCGGCCTGGGCGGACGGTTGGACGCGGTCAACGTGATCGATGCCGATTGCGCCATCATCACCAGCATCGACCTGGACCACATGGAGTTTCTGGGCCCCGACCGCGAAAGCATCGGCTTCGAGAAGGCCGGGATCATGCGCGCCGGCCGGCCCGCGATCGTCAGCGACCCGATCCCGCCGCAAAGTGTCATCGGGCACGCCGAAGCCATCGGCGCCGATCTCTGGCGCGTGGGGCGCGACTTCAACGTCTCCGGCGACAAGCAGCAGTGGGGCTGGAGCGGCCGCGGGCGGCGCTACAGCGGACTGGCCTACCCGGCGCTGCGCGGCGCCAACCAGCTCGTCAATGCAGCCGGCGTGCTGGCCGCGCTGGAGTCGCTGCGGCAGCGGCTGCCGGTCACCGCCCAGGCGGTGCGCACCGGGCTGGCCTCGGTCGAGCTTCCGGGCCGCTTCCAGATCGTGCCGGGCGAGCCCGCCCTGGTGCTCGACGTGGCGCACAACCCGCACGCGGTGGCAGCGCTGGCCGAGAACCTCGATGCCATGGGCTTCTACCCGACCACCCACGGCGTGTTCGGCGTGATGGCCGACAAGGACCTGGCGCCGATGTTCGCGCGCATCGGCCCGATGGTCGACCGCTGGTACTTCACCGACCTGCCGACCCCGCGCGCCGCCAAGGCCGCCAACCTGCTGACGCGCTGGACGGCGCAGAACACCCGCGCCGATGCCTCGGCGAGCGCGTATGCCGCTCCCATGGAGGCGTTGCAAGCGGCCATCGATCGAGCGGACCCCGCTGATAGAATCGTGGTCTTCGGATCGTTCTTCACAGTGGGTGGTGTGCTCGAGCACGGAACACCTCGTCTGCGGGCCCGGCACCTGTCGCCGGACTCCTGA
- the argG gene encoding argininosuccinate synthase: MATILQNIPAGQKVGIAFSGGLDTSAALHWMRNKGAIPYAYTANLGQPDEPDYDEIPRKAMLYGAEKARLVDCRTQLAAEGLAALQAGAFHVTTAGLTYFNTTPLGRAVTGTMLVAAMKEDDVNIWGDGSTYKGNDIERFYRYGLLTNPALKIYKPWLDQTFIDELGGRAEMSAFMQKAGFAYKMSAEKAYSTDSNMLGATHEAKDLEHLNSGMKIVQPIMGVAFWKDEVEVKREEVTVRFVEGRPVAINGVEYPSLVELLLEANRVGGRHGLGMSDQIENRIIEAKSRGIYEAPGLALLFIAYERLVTGIHNEDTIEQYRDHGRRLGRLLYQGRWFDPQAIMLRETAQRWVARAVTGEVTIELRRGNDYSILNTESPNLTYKPERLTMEKGESSFSPADRIGQLTMRNLDIVDTREKLGIYAQVGLLSAGQGASLPQLKNETD; the protein is encoded by the coding sequence ATGGCCACCATCCTTCAGAACATTCCCGCCGGCCAGAAGGTCGGCATCGCGTTTTCCGGCGGACTGGACACAAGCGCCGCGCTGCACTGGATGCGCAACAAGGGTGCCATCCCCTACGCCTACACGGCCAACCTGGGCCAGCCCGACGAGCCCGACTACGACGAGATCCCGCGCAAGGCGATGCTCTACGGCGCCGAGAAGGCCCGGCTGGTCGATTGCCGCACGCAGCTCGCCGCCGAAGGCCTCGCCGCACTGCAGGCTGGCGCCTTCCACGTGACCACCGCCGGCCTCACCTACTTCAACACCACGCCGCTGGGCCGCGCCGTCACCGGCACCATGCTGGTCGCGGCCATGAAGGAAGACGACGTCAACATCTGGGGCGACGGCAGCACCTACAAGGGCAACGACATCGAGCGCTTCTACCGCTACGGCCTGCTCACCAACCCGGCGCTGAAGATCTACAAGCCGTGGCTGGACCAGACCTTCATCGACGAACTGGGCGGCCGCGCCGAAATGTCGGCCTTCATGCAGAAGGCCGGCTTCGCCTACAAGATGTCGGCCGAGAAGGCCTACTCCACCGACTCCAACATGCTCGGCGCCACGCACGAGGCCAAGGACCTGGAGCACCTGAACAGCGGCATGAAGATCGTGCAGCCGATCATGGGCGTCGCCTTCTGGAAGGACGAGGTGGAGGTGAAGCGCGAGGAAGTCACCGTGCGCTTCGTCGAAGGCCGTCCGGTCGCGATCAACGGCGTGGAATACCCCAGCCTGGTCGAACTCCTGCTGGAAGCCAACCGCGTAGGCGGCCGCCACGGCCTCGGCATGAGCGACCAGATCGAGAACCGCATCATCGAGGCCAAGAGCCGCGGCATCTACGAGGCCCCGGGCCTGGCGCTGCTCTTCATCGCCTACGAGCGCCTGGTCACCGGCATCCACAACGAGGACACCATCGAGCAGTACCGCGACCACGGCCGCCGCCTGGGCCGCCTGCTCTACCAGGGCCGCTGGTTCGATCCGCAGGCCATCATGCTGCGCGAGACGGCCCAGCGCTGGGTAGCACGCGCGGTCACCGGCGAAGTCACCATCGAGCTGCGCCGCGGCAACGATTACTCGATCCTCAACACCGAGTCGCCGAACCTCACCTACAAGCCCGAACGCCTCACCATGGAAAAGGGCGAGTCGAGCTTTTCGCCGGCCGACCGCATCGGCCAACTCACCATGCGCAACCTCGACATCGTGGACACACGCGAAAAGCTGGGCATCTACGCCCAGGTGGGCCTGCTCTCGGCGGGCCAGGGCGCTTCGCTCCCTCAGTTGAAGAACGAGACGGACTGA
- the murB gene encoding UDP-N-acetylmuramate dehydrogenase translates to MIVEHNVPLQQHNSFGIVARAQHLVRIASEADVAALLADEAWRGAPKFVLGGGSNIVLTGDVKPLVLKVEIKGRRLVEETPRAWILEAGAGETWHDTVRWMLDQGLPGVENMALIPGTVGGAPVQNIGAYGVELQDRFESLDAIDLETGRAFTLDAAQCAFGYRDSVFKHAASGSNDFGLAGRALITRVRFRLPRPWKPVLGYLDLERKMAETGNFTPSPTEIFDWVCAIRSAKLPDWRVLGNAGSFFKNPTVTPEQCADIIARDPKIVHYPMPDGSIKLAAGWLIDACGWKGKTVGNAGVYEKQALVLVNRGGPAHPATGGEVMTLAKAIQTSVYERFGIRLEPEPVVV, encoded by the coding sequence ATGATCGTGGAGCACAACGTACCGCTGCAGCAGCACAACAGCTTCGGTATCGTCGCGCGCGCCCAGCACCTGGTGCGCATCGCGAGCGAGGCCGACGTGGCCGCGTTGCTGGCCGACGAGGCCTGGCGCGGCGCGCCCAAGTTCGTGCTCGGCGGCGGCAGCAACATCGTGCTGACCGGCGACGTCAAGCCGTTGGTGCTGAAGGTGGAGATCAAGGGGCGCCGGCTGGTCGAAGAGACGCCGCGCGCCTGGATTCTGGAGGCGGGCGCCGGCGAGACCTGGCACGACACGGTGCGCTGGATGCTCGACCAAGGCTTGCCCGGCGTGGAGAACATGGCGCTGATCCCCGGCACCGTGGGTGGGGCGCCGGTGCAGAACATCGGCGCCTATGGGGTCGAGCTGCAGGACCGCTTCGAATCGCTGGACGCCATCGACCTCGAGACCGGCCGCGCCTTCACCCTCGACGCGGCCCAATGCGCTTTCGGCTACCGCGACTCGGTGTTCAAGCACGCGGCGAGCGGCAGCAACGACTTCGGCCTGGCGGGCCGGGCGCTGATCACGCGGGTGCGCTTCCGGCTGCCGCGGCCCTGGAAGCCGGTGCTGGGGTACCTGGACCTGGAGCGCAAGATGGCCGAGACCGGCAATTTCACGCCCAGCCCGACAGAAATCTTCGACTGGGTCTGCGCCATCCGCAGCGCGAAGCTGCCGGACTGGCGGGTGCTCGGGAATGCCGGCAGCTTCTTCAAGAATCCCACGGTCACCCCGGAGCAATGCGCCGACATCATCGCGCGCGACCCGAAGATCGTGCACTACCCGATGCCCGACGGCAGCATCAAGCTGGCCGCCGGCTGGCTGATCGATGCCTGCGGGTGGAAGGGCAAGACCGTCGGCAATGCCGGCGTCTACGAGAAGCAGGCGCTGGTGCTGGTCAACCGCGGCGGCCCCGCGCACCCGGCGACCGGCGGCGAGGTCATGACGCTGGCCAAGGCGATCCAGACCAGCGTTTACGAGCGCTTCGGCATCCGGCTGGAGCCGGAGCCGGTGGTCGTGTAA
- a CDS encoding CvpA family protein, with translation MAALDWLAIALLVVSMLFGLVRGLVYEVILLAAWVAAFFCAQWFAADVGAWLPFGDPAANWRYAAGFALVFVGVVFGVGLVASLMRKLITAVGLRPVDRLLGGVFGLARGAVALLATAVVVHLLALSDAAWWQESRSATVLDAALQGLKPALPEKLASYLP, from the coding sequence GTGGCTGCCCTCGACTGGCTTGCCATCGCGCTGCTGGTGGTGTCGATGCTTTTCGGTCTGGTGCGCGGATTGGTGTACGAGGTGATCCTGCTGGCCGCCTGGGTGGCCGCCTTCTTCTGCGCGCAGTGGTTCGCGGCCGATGTGGGCGCCTGGCTGCCCTTCGGCGATCCGGCGGCCAACTGGCGCTATGCGGCGGGCTTCGCGCTGGTGTTCGTGGGGGTGGTTTTCGGCGTCGGGCTGGTGGCCAGCCTGATGCGCAAGCTGATCACCGCCGTGGGGCTGCGGCCGGTGGATCGCCTGTTGGGCGGCGTTTTCGGCCTGGCGCGCGGCGCGGTTGCGCTGCTGGCCACGGCGGTCGTGGTTCATTTGCTCGCGCTGAGCGACGCGGCCTGGTGGCAGGAATCGCGCAGCGCCACTGTTCTGGATGCGGCATTGCAGGGCTTGAAACCCGCGCTGCCTGAAAAATTGGCAAGCTACCTGCCCTGA
- a CDS encoding SPOR domain-containing protein — MAFFQFRTRGPQANEGRNAGVPAPPAESVEAMRRRARHRLVGAAVLVLIGVVGFPLLFDTQPRPVSVDIPIEIPDRNKTKPLPLPAQPAPVPSTAAPPASPPVATRSSGGEMITELADGTEVPASRPAPSAPPVETKPPRVAEARPEPKPEAKPEPKPEPKPKPEPKPEARAEAKSDARAEAKPDARAEAKPDARAPAKTADDAARVRALLEGKSAAAAAAKPTAAGDDSGRFVVQVGAFADADKAREVRQKLEKAGLRTYTNVAKTADGERTRVRVGPFGTRAEADRVAGKVKGLSLSAAVLSL, encoded by the coding sequence ATGGCGTTCTTCCAGTTCCGCACCCGCGGTCCGCAGGCCAACGAAGGGCGAAACGCCGGCGTCCCGGCGCCGCCGGCCGAAAGCGTCGAGGCGATGCGCCGGCGCGCGCGGCATCGGCTGGTGGGCGCCGCGGTGCTGGTGCTGATCGGCGTGGTCGGGTTCCCGCTCCTGTTCGACACCCAGCCGCGGCCGGTGTCGGTCGACATCCCGATCGAGATCCCCGATCGCAACAAGACCAAGCCGCTGCCCCTGCCGGCACAGCCAGCGCCTGTCCCGTCGACGGCCGCGCCGCCGGCGAGTCCGCCAGTGGCCACACGGTCCTCGGGTGGCGAGATGATCACCGAGTTGGCGGACGGCACGGAAGTCCCGGCGTCCAGGCCCGCACCCTCCGCGCCGCCGGTCGAGACCAAACCGCCGCGGGTGGCTGAAGCCAGGCCCGAACCCAAGCCTGAAGCCAAACCAGAACCCAAGCCGGAACCCAAGCCAAAGCCGGAGCCCAAGCCCGAAGCCAGGGCGGAAGCAAAGTCCGATGCCAGGGCGGAAGCAAAGCCCGATGCCAGGGCGGAAGCAAAGCCCGATGCCAGGGCCCCCGCCAAGACCGCTGACGATGCTGCCCGGGTGCGTGCCCTGCTCGAAGGCAAATCCGCCGCCGCCGCGGCTGCCAAGCCCACCGCCGCAGGGGACGACAGCGGCCGTTTCGTGGTTCAGGTCGGGGCCTTCGCCGATGCCGACAAGGCGCGCGAGGTCCGGCAGAAGCTGGAGAAGGCCGGGCTCAGGACTTACACGAATGTCGCGAAAACGGCCGACGGCGAGCGCACGCGGGTGCGCGTCGGCCCCTTCGGCACGCGCGCCGAGGCGGACAGGGTGGCGGGCAAGGTCAAGGGCTTGTCTTTGTCGGCTGCCGTCCTCAGCTTGTAG
- a CDS encoding ArsC family reductase yields the protein MTTLYGITNCDTVKRARAWLDEHGIPYRFHDFKKEGVPEAELDQWLRAPGWEALVNRRGTTWRRLDEATRASVVDTASARAALLANPSLIKRPVVNWGPPAGVTTGFDAAQWKSHTV from the coding sequence ATGACAACGCTCTATGGCATCACGAACTGCGACACCGTCAAGCGTGCCCGCGCCTGGCTCGACGAACACGGCATCCCCTACCGTTTTCACGATTTCAAGAAGGAGGGCGTTCCCGAGGCCGAGCTCGACCAGTGGCTGCGCGCGCCGGGCTGGGAGGCCCTGGTCAACCGGCGCGGCACAACCTGGCGCCGGCTCGACGAGGCGACGCGCGCCTCGGTGGTGGATACCGCCTCCGCCCGCGCCGCCTTGCTGGCCAATCCCAGCCTGATCAAGCGTCCGGTGGTCAACTGGGGCCCGCCAGCCGGCGTTACCACGGGATTCGATGCTGCCCAATGGAAAAGCCACACCGTGTAA